The DNA sequence CAATGCTTGGCCGAAAGTACTCTCGATAGCGGAGGATGGATTCTCCATCAGAGCCTGCTTGAACGATTCGTCTTCCCAAGCGCGCTTGATGATTTGACCGGTCAATTGAGAATTGTCCATTTTTTTTAACTGTTTATTAAGGGTGAAAAAATAAGGGGTCCTACTTGGCGTCCTTCCCGATGGTATAGGTCAAGGTAGCAGTGGCGGTAGCTGTTACAATCCCGCTGATGACTACTGCCGATACCACAAACTCACCTCCGGCAACGAGTTCCAACTGCTCGTCAGTGAGCTCCATTTCGTCGTAGTTGGGCTTTGGAGGGAGGTTCAGGTATACATGATCAGGATTGGTCTGATCGGATACTTTTAGGGTGGTACCTGGCTTGGTTTCCAAGGAAGCACCAAAGGTCTCCTGAATGGTGGCCTCTGGGTTGGCCATCAATGCATTCTTGAAGGAGTC is a window from the Pontibacter sp. G13 genome containing:
- a CDS encoding NHLP leader peptide family RiPP precursor, with the protein product MDNSQLISQIIKRSWEDDSFKNALMANPEATIQETFGASLETKPGTTLKVSDQTNPDHVYLNLPPKPNYDEMELTDEQLELVAGGEFVVSAVVISGIVTATATATLTYTIGKDAK